A genomic window from Punica granatum isolate Tunisia-2019 chromosome 2, ASM765513v2, whole genome shotgun sequence includes:
- the LOC116193652 gene encoding glutathione S-transferase T3-like, whose product MGGTSSRSESANVESSQSPHTNSPSSFTQPPSGGPGDIDPNVEEVTSQNRSSNTGQRWQWEDDEPLISAWLNVEQDPVVGDNQAGTTSWERIHQYCLEVDHKRFSTKKSNALKQRFHKIRTTVSSFYGFYAQADRHRASGANDDNVLAMAHNLYYKTYNVKFNMLLYWNILRHEPKFLTLIDSPT is encoded by the coding sequence ATGGGTGGAACGAGTTCGAGATCTGAAAGCGCCAATGTGGAGTCCAGTCAATCTCCACATACGAATTCTCCTTCGTCATTCACTCAACCTCCCAGCGGTGGCCCCGGTGACATCGACCCGAATGTTGAAGAAGTTACATCTCAAAATAGAAGTAGCAACACTGGCCAAAGATGGCAATGGGAAGACGATGAGCCGCTAATCAGTGCATGGCTAAATGTCGAGCAAGATCCCGTGGTCGGGGATAATCAAGCCGGCACCACATCTTGGGAGAGGATCCACCAGTATTGCCTGGAGGTTGACCACAAGCGCTTCTCCACGAAGAAATCTAACGCGTTGAAGCAACGGTTCCACAAGATTCGCACGACCGTATCGTCCTTCTATGGATTCTATGCGCAAGCTGATCGTCATAGAGCAAGCGGAGCAAACGATGATAATGTGTTGGCGATGGCTCATAATTTGTACTACAAGACGTATAACGTCAAATTCAACATGTTGTTGTACTGGAATATTCTCCGCCATGAACCAAAATTTTTAACCCTTATTGATTCTCCCACTTAA